The region GGGAGGTGCCGGTCGACCTGCTGCCCGAGGCAGAGCCGGTGTCGGGCAAGGCGGCTGCCGTGCCGGACATGCACGAGGAGCCCGTCCAGGAGCCCGCGGGCGAGCCGGAAGTTGAGCCGGCACCGCCAGCACGCCCGGCGAAGGTGACCGGCCTGGCGGCCTTCAAGGCGGCCCGGCAGAAGCTCGACGAGAAGCGAGGCGCGGCCAACCCGCCGGCCAGCGGAACGAAGACCTGCCGCACCCACCGGGGCCAGCCGGCCCACAACTGCACGCCGTGCAAGAGCGAAGCGCTGGGAGGGGTGAAGTGATGACCGAGAAGACTCCTACCGGCGGGCGCGTCGAGGGCGCTATCCAGGTCGGCATCCTGCTCCTCGTCGGCCTGACCGCGATGGCGGCCAGCTTCACGCACGTCCACGACTGGACGATGAACAACTCCCCCGCCGGCACTCCCGACGCCTTCGGGTGGGCGAACGCCGTGATATCCGAGCTGCTGCCCACGGGCTCGCTCCTGGAGATCCGGCGTCGCTCCCGCCGAGGCAAGTCGATCGGCTTCCCGGTGGCCGTGCTCCTCGGGTCCACCGCCTTCTCGCTCACGGCGAACCTGGCGGGCGCGGTACCGACCATCAGCGGGTGGCTCGTCGCCGGCCTGCCGGCGGTGGCGTTCATGGTACTGACGAAGATGGTGCTGGGCGGTCTCGCCAGCAAGGCGGTACCGGTACCAGATGAGGTACCGCTGAAGGTGGCGTCGGAGGTACCGGTTCGCAGGGTACCGAGCCAGCCGGTACCGGTACCCGCAGCGGTACCGGCCCGACCTGCACCGGTACCCAGTACCTCCGAGCCGGCCATCGTGGTACCGGGCCCCGAGCGGAGGGTGCGGAAGGCCGGTACCGGTACCGCCGACGACGAGGTACTGAAGGCCAAGCTGAAGGACGTCATCAAGAACGAGCCGGCGAAGGTACTGACCCGCGCCGGTACCCCCGGCGTGAAGCTGGTGGCGGCGGCACTGGGTACTGGCCCAGACCGCGCCCGCCGGCTCATCGCCGAGCTGGACCAGGTACCGGTACCCGCATAGGGCGAAGCGGGCCAGCTTGTTCAAGGCTGGCCCGCTTCACTCCGCTCTACGCCCGGTGGGCCGCCCACTCGCAAGTCCAGGCCGCGAGGTCGTGCACCCATCCCTCGCCGCCCTGCCGGGACTTCATGGCCCACTTCGAGGCGTTCCTTGATGCGAAGTCGTCCAAGACCTCGGGGTCAGCCTCGGCCCAGGCCGGGAACTGAGCCAGCCAGTCTTCCGCCTGCTCGGGGGTGTGGCCGCTGCCGATCAACCACTGGACGAGCAAGGCCAGCTCGACCCACGGTGCCGCCCTCGTCGCGTACGCCCAGTCGACGACTCGCATGCCGCTCGTGGTGACGATCAGGTTGGCCGGGTTCAGGTCGGAGTGGATAAGCGTGCCGCCGTCCGCCTCGGGGCGGCTGAAGCCGAGCCGCGTCTCCGGCGTGAACCACGTCCCGGGTCGGGCCTGATTCTCCTGAAGCCCCTTCAGCGCCACTCCAAGCAGTTCGAGATCCGTGCTGCCTGGCGAGAGGTTGGCGTGAGGGCCGACAAGAAGCTCGGCCCCCACCACCAACCACCCGTCACGCTCGAAGTGCCACAGGATGGCCGGCGGAAACCAGTCGACAGCCCTGGTAGCCGACAGCTCGTAGCGCAGTGACCGGACCTCCAGATCACCCGAAGCCGCCTTGACGAAGGCGCTGCTGGTCGAGCCGATGACGGCCGACGCGATCTCCGCGTGGTTGCCACTCGAAGCCGGGTACACGTCGATGATGCCGCCGACCAACTCGGCCACGCCTGCCACGACAGCGTCAGGCAGGACGATCCAGTCACTACGCATGGCTACCCCTCTGTCACTTACTGCCGGGCTGCGGCGGGTTCGGCGGGCAGCAGGACTCGGCCTCGCCGTACCAGAATTCCATGTCGACCCGGTAGCCGGTGGCGTGCAGCGCCGCGAGGGTGAAGGTCTTCGCGGTGCCGTCCATCATCCCCTCGGTCAGGATCGGGATGTGGTGGATGAAGCCGCCGGAAATCTGCTCGCAGGCGGCGAGGTACGGCACGGTGTGCTTCAGCGAGGAGTGCCACACCGCGTCGATGGGCAGGGTGGGCACGACCCGGCCGATCGAGCCGTCCGGCAGCGGCATCCCGAAGTCCGGGTTGTCGACGTTGTCAGCGTGCGCCTTGAGGAAGATCAGGAACTGCTCCACCGCGCGCTCGGCGTAGGTGCGGGTGACGTGCTGGTCGACGGCGAAGTGGTCGACCAGCTTGCCGAACGTCTCGCGGTCGATGAGGGTTCGGGCGTCCTGGGCGGCCCTACTCGGGTTGGTGACGTCAATACTCAAGACTCCTCCTTCAACCGGTGCGGAGAGGGGTTCTCCGCTCTGGTGGTGCCTTGTGCGCCCGCTGGTGGTCGCTTGGCCAGGGCGACAACCATCGGGAATCTATGACCCGCCGGCCGCCTTCGGGGCCTCGATTGCGGGCCTGCGGTGCGGGCCCCAGCCGACGAAGCGCGCGAACAGGTCAGTCGGGTTCGGTCCGTCGTGCGGGTTCAGGTGGTAGAGATCCTTGGCGGCCTCGTAGTACAAGCCGGCCAGGTAGATCGTCAGGCCAGCCGTGTTGTCCTCGAACTCGGCCTTCAGCCGAAGCCGGGCCTCACCGCAGGGCCAGTGCTGCCCGTCCGCTCGACAGAACCACATGGGGCGCATCGGAGTGTGCGGCGTCCTCTCGGCGTGCGACTTCGGGAGATTGGCCGCCGGGCCACTACGCGGTGGGGCGATCAGCTCGCTGAGCTTGGTCACAATTCCTCCTGCTGCCTTCGGGTCACCAGCTCGGCGGCCAGCGTCCAGTTGATCTGCGTAGGGGCGTTCCAGATCGTCCAGGTGGGGTTGTACTGCGGGATGAAGCCACTGGAGAGGGGCGCATCGAAGCGAGCGATTGGCCGCTCGGAAGTGCCGGTCGCCCGTTTCGGCTTGCGAGCGGTGCGGCAGGAGGGGCACGCGCACTGCCGCCCACTCAAACGGAAGCGCTTCGATCGGTGCGGCCTGTGCCTTGGTTGGGCCAGGTCGGCATCGTCGTCGTCCACGAACGCGCCCCTCCTGCCTGCCTACGGAGTCCAGGCCGCGACATACTCTTCCCCTCCACGACCCGGACTCCGATTCCTGGGAGCGGGCCGCTCCACCACGGGGGAAGTGGAGCGGCCCCGGCGGATCGCCCTACGTCTAGGGGGACCGAGGCGTATCCGCTTGCTGACAGTCTTGTGAGGACACCGCTACTCTCGGAAGACGTTCGCGCTGGTCCTGGTGATGGTCTGGTGGGCGCGGGCCGGATCTGGTGACACTTGGTGATCTTGGTGAGACTCTGGAGAGGCATGGAACGCGAGCAGACGGACGAGATGATTCGCGCCCAGCTCCGCAGGCAGCGATCGTTGACCGGCATGAACCAGGACGAGTTCGGCAAGCGGGCGAACTACTCGGGCTCGACCGTGTCCGCAGTGGAGACGGGCACTCGGGCGCTGGACCTGCCCTACGCTCGCCGCGCGGACGAGATCCTGGAGACCGGTGGGCTGTTCGAGTACCTGTTGAGGGGACGGCAGCGCGACGTGCAGCCGAGCTGGCTCAAGCACTGGCTCGAAGCCGAGCGCGCCGCGAAGCAGCTCAGGTACTTCAACCCGACGCTCATACCGGGCCTGCTCCAGACCGCGAGCTACGCCCGATCGGTGCTGCGCTTCGACGACACCCGCCCCGAGGAGGAGGTCGAACAGCAGGTCGCCTCCCGGCTGGAGCGCCAGGAGATCCTGCGGCGCGAGCGACCTCCACAGGTGATCGCGGTCATCGACGAGTCCGCCCTACGCCGGCAAGACCCGATCATGGCCGAGCAGCTAGCGCACCTGCTGAAGATGTCCGAGCTGCCTCACATCCACGTCCACGTGATTCCAGCCGCCGCCGGCCTGCACGTTGGACTGTCCGGCCCGCTGGCCTTGGCGATGCTCGCTGATGGTTCGTGGGTCGGACACCTGGAGAACCAGCTTGCCGGTACTCCCGTGGATGTTGAGGATGGAGTCGCTACGCTGATGGCGAGATGGGAGAGCGTGAGAGGCGTCGCCCTCCCGCACAACCTGTCGGTCGCCCTGTTACAGGAAGTAGAGAGCCAGCATGGACCTCACTAACGCTCGATGGAAGAAGTCGACCCGCAGCGGCACGTCCGGCGGCGACTGTGTTGAGGTGGCCGACAACCTGCCCGGCCTGGTTGCCGTCCGCGACAGCAAGGACCCGGCTGGCCCGGCGCTCACGTTCGACCCGCAGGCCTGGAAGTCGTTCGTCAGCTTCGCCAAGCAGTCCTGAAGCAACGCAGAAGAGGCCCCTCAGCGCGATGCTGAGGGGCCTCTGTCGTTACGGGGTGACTGAGCCTCGCGGGCGGCGATCTGATCGAGTACAGGGCCCAGGGGCCAGCCGCGCTTCATCGCCCACGAGAGCGACCGGGCGTACCTGGTGAAGACCACGAACACGCCCGGCCGATCGCTCATGCCGGCAGGCTACCGAACCGGGCAGGCCCCGGTCGCGCACTCCTCGTCGATGCCGTCCGCGATCAGCGTCGCCTGCGCCGCCTCGTACTCGGCTTCGGTGATCGCCTCGTACGGTGCCTGCGGTCGGCTGCCGTTGTCCGGCATGATCGTCGTGCCCTTGAGTTTCGGCAGCCACCGGGCGATGGTCGCGGCGGCCTCGTCGAGGTCCATGCCCGGCTTGATGTTGGCCGTGAAGCTCACCGCGTTGTCGGCGTACTCCGTCTGGTACATCGCCTGGAAGGACAGCATCTCGTCGAGGGTTAGCTCACCGCTGCTCTGGACCAGGTCGATCGCCTCGTACTTGCTGTAGCCGAGGTCTTCCACCTCCTGGAGCAACGATTCCTTGGTGGGGAACTCGACGACTGCCGTGTTGCCCGAGGCGTCGTAGACGCAGGTCTCCACGGTGAAGCCCTGCTCGCGGAAGCTCTCCACCGTCGCCCGCTGGGCGGCGTCAGCCAGGCTGAAGCGGACCCGGCGGATGAAGAACCGGTGCATGATCGGGTGGATGCCCTCGGTGGTGCCGGGCAGCTTGGCGATCGTGCCGGTCGGCGCAACGGTCGTCACCTTGACCGGCTCGGGGATGCGCAGCTCGAAGGCGTACTGGCGGGCTGCCGCCCGAACCTCGTCCTTCATGTCGCGCAGCTCCTCGCGGAGCCGGGCGATCTTCGGGACCACCGCGTACGGGTAGCCGCGCTTGGCGTAGAACGCCTGCACCCCGAAGTGGCCGACGCCGATCCGGCGCTCGCTCTCCATGACCTGCTTCTGGCCGGCGTCGAG is a window of Micromonospora sp. WMMD961 DNA encoding:
- a CDS encoding DUF2637 domain-containing protein, translating into MTEKTPTGGRVEGAIQVGILLLVGLTAMAASFTHVHDWTMNNSPAGTPDAFGWANAVISELLPTGSLLEIRRRSRRGKSIGFPVAVLLGSTAFSLTANLAGAVPTISGWLVAGLPAVAFMVLTKMVLGGLASKAVPVPDEVPLKVASEVPVRRVPSQPVPVPAAVPARPAPVPSTSEPAIVVPGPERRVRKAGTGTADDEVLKAKLKDVIKNEPAKVLTRAGTPGVKLVAAALGTGPDRARRLIAELDQVPVPA
- a CDS encoding phosphotransferase, with product MRSDWIVLPDAVVAGVAELVGGIIDVYPASSGNHAEIASAVIGSTSSAFVKAASGDLEVRSLRYELSATRAVDWFPPAILWHFERDGWLVVGAELLVGPHANLSPGSTDLELLGVALKGLQENQARPGTWFTPETRLGFSRPEADGGTLIHSDLNPANLIVTTSGMRVVDWAYATRAAPWVELALLVQWLIGSGHTPEQAEDWLAQFPAWAEADPEVLDDFASRNASKWAMKSRQGGEGWVHDLAAWTCEWAAHRA
- a CDS encoding helix-turn-helix transcriptional regulator yields the protein MEREQTDEMIRAQLRRQRSLTGMNQDEFGKRANYSGSTVSAVETGTRALDLPYARRADEILETGGLFEYLLRGRQRDVQPSWLKHWLEAERAAKQLRYFNPTLIPGLLQTASYARSVLRFDDTRPEEEVEQQVASRLERQEILRRERPPQVIAVIDESALRRQDPIMAEQLAHLLKMSELPHIHVHVIPAAAGLHVGLSGPLALAMLADGSWVGHLENQLAGTPVDVEDGVATLMARWESVRGVALPHNLSVALLQEVESQHGPH
- a CDS encoding DUF397 domain-containing protein is translated as MDLTNARWKKSTRSGTSGGDCVEVADNLPGLVAVRDSKDPAGPALTFDPQAWKSFVSFAKQS